TCTTTTGGGAAGGCATTTAATGTTGTTATTTCTCCAGAGGCTAAAATAGTTTATATGAAGCCAATTGATGTTAATAAAATACAAACTGTTTTACAGCAACTATATGAATATAATCCTTCTAATTTAGAAGAAGTTCTTCTTAACGGCCTTGGACCCTCTACAGCAAGAGCCTTATATTTAGTTGCTGATTTAATATATAATGAGCCACCTTCATATAATGATCCAGTAAATTATCCATACGATCCATTTAAATATGCGTTTGCCAGTGGTGGAAAAGATGGAGTTCCTTATCCAGTAAATAGAAAAGTTGCGTGGGAAGTGATATATACTTTGGAAGATATTATAGAAAAAGCAAAGTTAGAAAGGAAGGATAAAGATTTTGCTTTAAACAAATTAAAAGAGTTGGTAAAGAATGGAAATAAAGAAGGGCCTTGAGGATGTTTATGTTAAAGAGACAGAGATAACATATATTGATGGAGAATTAGGTAGATTGTATTATAGAGGTTATTCCATTTATGATTTAGCAGAATTTTCCAATTTTGAAGAGGTAAGTTATCTTATTCTTTATGGAAAATTACCAAACAAGGAAGAGCTAAGCTGGTTTCAAGAGAAACTAAGGGAAGAAAGATATCTACCAGATTTTATAGTTAAATTTCTTAAGGAAGTTAGAAAAGATGCTCAACCTATGGATGTTTTAAGAACAGCTGTAAGTCTTTTAGGAATAGAAGATAGTAAAAATGATGAACCATTAGATGTAAAGGGAATAAAATTAATCTCAAAGTTTCCAACTATTGTAGCAAATTACGCTAGATTAAGAAAAGGGTTAGAGGTAATTGATCCCGATCCAAAATTATCTCATGCTGAGAATTTCTTATACATGCTTTACGGAAATAAACCAAATGAAATAAAAGCTAAAACCATGGATGTAGCACTTATTTTGCATATAGATCATGAAATGAATGCATCAACTTTTGCTTCATTAGTAGTCGCATCAACTCTTTCAGATATATACTCATCAATTATTGCTGGAATTTCAGCATTAAAGGGTCCATTACATGGAGGAGCTAATTATGAAGCCTTAAAAATGTTCAAAGAAATAGGTTCTCCAGAAAATGTAAACGATTACATACTTAATAAATTATCTAACAAGCAAAGGATAATGGGATTTGGACATAGAGTGTATAAGACTTATGATCCAAGAGCTAGAATATTAAAACAATATGCAAAATTATTGGCTGAAAAAGAAGGAGGAGAGATAAACACATTGTATTCAATTGCTGAAAAAGTAGAGGAAATAGGAATAAAATATTTAGGCTCAAGAGGAATATATCCAAATGTTGACTTCTTCTCTAGTATAGTATTCTATGCTTTAGGATTCGAACCTGATTTATTTCCAGCTGTTTTTGCTTCAGCAAGAGTAGTAGGATGGGTTGCTCACATTATAGAGTATATAAAAGATAATAAGATAATTAGACCTAAAGCATACTATAAAGGGGAAATAGGAAAGAAATATATTCCAATCGACAGTAGGTAATCTAAATTGATTAAAATTAGAATAAATAAAGAAGAGGAACTGTTTGGGAAGTTAGTAAAGATGGGAGAAGATATAAAAGTAGCTTGCGATACGTTAAAACAGTTAGTTCAAGGTGTAATTTATAATAATGATGATGCCATAAATAGTAATTTAGTTAAAATAAAGACAATAACGGAAAAAATCGCTATGAATAGGGAAGAAGTTCTTGAATTACTTTATAGTGGTGCATTTTTACCAGACTTTAAAGAAGCAATGGTTATGTTAACTCAAGCCCTATATCATACTGGAACTTCAATAAAAGATTCTGCAAGATCCTTAGCATCTAGAAAACCATCAGAGAAATGTGTAATTAGTGTAAAGGAGAGCATATTATCTTATTTATCCATCATACAAGAAGCATCAGAGAAAATGATTACAATGTTATCTACGTTATCTAGAGATATGCAAGAGGCATTAAAGATAGGAAGAGAAATACAGATGTTAGAGAGAGCTGGAGATGATATGAAAGATACATTAATTACCAAGCTATATGAGTTAGAGAAAGAAATAGACTTAATAACAATATTACAAATGAGAGATGTAATATTCTTTTTAGATGACATATTGGACTCAATGGAAGAAGCAACTTTGAGCGTTGAGATTCTTTATGCAACCTTAAAGGCCTAAAATACTTTTTAAAACCCCATATGTTGCTAAAGTAACGATTATTGCTAAAACAGGAGAAATTGTCCAACCTCTTGCAATTTGAAGTAATTGCCTTTTTATATCAAAACCAAAACTTCTAAAGCTTAAACCAATTATTCCTCCCATAATTGTTTGTGTTATAGATATTGGTACACCTAGAACTGTAAAAATTTCAGAAATTATATCACTTCCAATGAGTGCTGATGATGCAGCAATATATCCTAGTCGTGTTATTCTAAACCCTACAGTTATTGCTGCTCTTTGAGAACCTAGATAAAGGCCTAAAACAGCAGCTATTGCATAAATTAGAGAAGTTATATAATAAGGTTCTGCTAGTATGCCAGCAGAAATTATAATTCCTATAGCATTTGCTCCAGTTACATAAGAAGTAAAAATTGAGGCTATAATTAAAGAATATTTATAATATTTAATTTGTTTTATAAAGTTTATGTTTCTATTTCTGAAAGCACTTACTAAACCAAAGTACATAGAGAGAGAAGTAATTATTGCTATTAATGGGGATATACCCCAGGAGGCTACGGTAAACCAAAATTTTTCCCAATCAAAGCTAATAAATCCTCTTGATATTAAAACCAAAACAGCTATAGAAGGGTATATCATTTGACTCAATGAAGCAGGAATGCCTCTTTGATTCAAATAATAAAAAGTAGTAGTTGAAGATAAAAGAATAGAAGATAAAAGAATTTCCAATAAAATTTCTTCCTCAGATTTTAAGATACCATAAATACTGTTAATCATAGTATAACTTCCTAAAAACGCGCCAATAAACAAAGAAATGGCATTTATTGCGTATGACTGTTTTCTTTTAAGTACATTGGTTGAAAGAAGGATACCTAAAGCTACAGCAGAATTATTTCCACCTACACTAAAAGATGCTAATAATCCTACTATGAAAATGAGTAATAATAAAAGATTCATACTTTCTTCTTTTCCTCTTTTTCTATGCTCTTTAAGTAATTAATATATTCTATTATTGCATCTCTAATTAAATCGCTCCTATTAGTATAACCTAGCATTTTTGCTTTTTCATCAATTTCTCTCAAAAAATCTTCTTCTAGTTTAAATGAAATTGTCTTTACTTCACCTAAATCTATTTCAAACATAGTTTCATCCACTTTTCGTATAGTTGCCATAAGTATCAAAAAGAAATTGTAAGGACCTATAAAAAATCTTTTCTGAGAAATCTCTTTTTGATAAGGTTTATATAAGGCTATATTATATGCTGAAGCATACTACATATTTAAAGGCAGATGGATAATAAGGGAAAATACTTTTAAGGCTAAATATAATAAGGAAATAGTTTTAAAATGGAGACAATAACTGTTGACAAGTTACCGTTAGATGAAAAAATTATCCTAATTTTAAAGAAAAGGGGAATTAGAACTTTAAATCCTCCACAAGCCGAAGCAATTAAGAAAGGACTTTTAGAAGGTAAAAGATTATTGGTTACTTCGCCTACGGCCTCTGGTAAAACACTAATAGCTGAATTAGGAATGGTTAATTATCTTTTATCGAAAGGTGGAAAAGCAATTTATATAACCCCTTTGAGGGCTCTAACAAACGAAAAATATAATACATTTAAGGATTGGGAAAGTTTAGGCTTAAAAATAGGAATGTCAAGTGGAGATTATGATACAGACGACTCTTGGTTAGAAAACTATGATATAATAGTTACGACTTATGAAAAGTTAGACTCGCTATGGAGACATAAAGCAAAATGGTTGAATGATGTGTCTTATTTTGTTCTAGATGAATTTCATTATTTAAATGACCCTGAAAGAGGACCAACAGTGGAATCTGTAGCCATAAGAGCAAAAAGGAAAGGGGTTGTGTTGGGATTAAGTGCTACAATTAGTAATGGAAATGAAATAGCAAAATGGCTTAATGCTGAATTAGTTGCTACTAATTGGAGGCCCGTTCCCTTAAAGGAAGGAATAATATACCCAGAAAAAAAAGATTTCATAATAGTTTATAAAGACAATTCAACTAGAAAAGTCTATGGAGACGACCCTATAATAGCCTACACTATAGATATAGTATCAAAAGGAGGACAAGTACTAGTTTTTAGATCTTCTAGGAAATTAGCCGAATCCACGGCAAGAAAAATAGCCCAATATATGAATTTTATAAAGTTAGAAGATAAAAAACTACTTGACATAGGGAGAGAAATAAAAGAAGTTGATGATGCTGGAACAAATGAGAAAGAAGATCTATATAATTTAATAATAAAAGGAGTATCTTATCATCATGCAGGTTTATCTAAAAAGTTGAGGGATATAATTGAGTCTTCATTTAGAGAAAGAATATTGAAAGTTATTGTTGCGACTCCAACGCTAGCCGCAGGAGTAAACTTACCAGCAAGGGCAGTAATAATTGGAGATATTTACAGATATAATAGGAAAGTCGTTGGTTATATGGATCTTATTCCAGTCATGGATTATAAGCAAATGAGTGGAAGAGCTGGTAGACCAGGATTTGATGAAAATGGAGAAGCTGTAATTGTGGTTCGATCAAAAAGAGAAGCACAAAAAGTCTTTGAAAGATATTTGATGTCTGATGTAGAGCCAATTGAATCTAAGTTAGGATCTGAAAGTGCATTTTATTCATTTCTTATAAGTATAATTGCCTCAGAAGGAGAAAAAACAGAGAGAGAATTATTAGAATATGTAAAAGAGACACTATTGCCCAAGGAGTTAGCAAAGAAATATTTTAAGTCTGGGTTAAACTGGTTATTAGATCATGATATTTTCATCAAAATAGAGGATAAAATTAAGCTTTCTCGTTTTGGAAGCAGAATTTCAGATCTTTATATTAATCCATTTACTGCAGTGACTATAAGAGAAGCATTAGAAAAAAGTGAAAAAAGCTGTGAAATTGCGTATCTTCATTTACTTGCATATACACCAGATGGTCCAACAATAAGTGTAAGCAAATCTGAGGAAGAAGCGCTAATAGATGAACTTAACTGCGAGTTATTAGTAGATGAGCCGGAGGATGAATATGAATTTTCTAATTATATCTCTGCATTAAAAGTTGCTTTCATAGTTTATGATTGGATAAATGAGATTGATGAAGATACAATTTTGGGAAAATATGGTATAGGTTCAGGTGATTTAAGGGCTATAATTGATACTATGGATTGGTTAACTTATTCTGGTTTTCATGTAGCATCAGTATTAGAACTGAAAGATCACAAAGAAGTATTAGAAGAACTTCATATGAGAGTTAAAGATGGAATTAAGCCAGAACTAATAGAATTAGTTAAAGTTCCTGGAATAGGAAGAGCCAGAGCTCGATTACTGTATCAACACGATATTAAAAGACCAGAAGATATAGTAATGAACCCAGAAAAAGTAAAACGATTATTAGGTCCAAATCTTGGGGAGAAAATTGTCAGAGAAGCTGCAAGAATTATTGCTTAAATATATACTAGAAGAGAAAAATGAGTTTGTAATTCAATGTAAAGAGTTAGAAAGAGTAAAAAAACTGTTTTTAGCCTTAGGTCGAAACATAATAGTGAAGGAAAAGAAAAATGAAGAAGAATGTGTTATAATGGTATATTCCCATGCTTTTTAGGATATCTATATTCTCTCTTAGTCTTTAACATTTCTAATCCAGCAGCTATCACTCTTCTTGTGTCTTTTGGTTCAATTACATCATCTACTAATCCTTTTTCAGCAGCCCAGTATGGATTTGCAAATAGTTTCCTATATTCAGCTATTCTTTGTTTTAGCACATCGTCTGGATTAGTTGCTTGTTGTATTTCTTTTCTATATAAAATTCTTACAGCACCTTCTGGCCCAGTTACAGCAATTTCAGCTGTTGGCCATGCGTAAACTAAATCTGCACCTAAGCTCTTAATACTCATTGCTATATGAGCTCCCCCATAAGATTTCCTTATAATTACCGTAATCTTTGGAACTGTAGCTTCAGCGAATGCATATAGCATCTTTGCTCCATGCCTAATTATTCCCTTATATTCTTGTTCTGTTCCGGGTACATAACCTGGGGTATCTACTAAGCTAATTAAAGGAATATTAAATGCGTCACAGAACCTTATAAATCTGGCAGCTTTATCTGCTGCATCTATATCAATTGAACCACCAAACTCTTCTGGGTTATTTGCAACAATGCCTACAACATTACCAGCGATTCTAGCAAATCCAACGATTATATTTTGTGCCCAATGTCTGTGTACTTCAAGGAACTCTCCGTTATCTACAATCTTATATATTATTTCCCTCATGTTATATGGTTTTGCTGCATCATTAGGAACTATTTGTTCAACCCCAGCTGCATCTCTATCTGCTGGGTCACCAGTATCAATATAAGGTGGTTCTTCCATGTTATTTGAAGGCAAATATGATAGCAACCTCTTAGTTAAGTTAATTGCTTCTTGCTCGTTATCAACCATAAAGTGTACTACACCAGATTTCGTTGCGTGTACAACTGCTCCGCCCAAGTCTTGGAATGATACTTCTTCTCCAAGTACTACTTTAGTAATCTCTGGACCAGTTACAAACATGTAATATGCATCTCCTTTGATCATTATTATGAAGTCCGTTAATGCTGGTGAATATACTGCTCCTCCAGCTGCAGGACCTGCCATAATTGTTATTTGTGGAATAACTCCAGATGCCATAACGTTCATTTTAAATACAGCACCATATCCTTCTAATGACATTGCACCTTCTTGTATTCTAGCTCCGCCAGAGTCATTAATACCAACTACTGGTGCACCTACTTTTAATGCTAATTCATATACTCTTACAATTTTATTTGCATGCGTCTCTCCTAAGCTTCCTCCTAAAACAGTGAAATCTTGTGCGTAAGCAAATACAGTTCTTCCATCAACTTTTCCCCATCCAGTTACTACACCATCTCCATAGAATCTTTGCTTATCTAAACCAAATTCAGTAGCCCTAGTAGTTGCGAATGTCATTATCTCATTATATTTTCCATCATCGAATAGTAATGCTAATCTTTCTCTTGCAGTTAACTTACCTTTACTGTGCTGGAATTGTATTCTTTCGTCTCCTCCACCCTTATATGCTTTTTCTTTTAATTGTCTTAATTCTTCAATTAATTTTTCAACTGGGGGTTTTTCGTATATGGACATTTTTACCACCTAATTACATGGGAACTATAATGCTTTACAAGAAGAAAAATCATTTAATTATAAGAAGCAAATCACCTTTCTTTACACCTTGTCCAGGCTTTACTAATATCTTTTGTACAACTCCGGCTACTGGTGCTGAAATAATAGTTTCGCTCTTCATTGCTTCGATAGACAATAATGGTTGGCCTTTGTTTACAGCATCTCCTTCTTTCACCCTTATTTGCACTATTCTTCCCTGCATTGGAGATAATATCTCTCCTTCTTTTCCTTTTATTAATTCCTCAATCGACTTTCCTTGTTCTATCGGAGTTTCTGTTATTCTATCTACCTTAAAGATTGTTTCATCGTCAATAATTATATATCCTTGATCGACGTAGACCCTGTGAACTTCTCCATTTATTTTAAATAGTAATTCTCCTTCTCTCCAGCCTGGTCCAATATATTCTATTTTAAATTCATTATCCTCAAACTTTATTATATCCTCATTTCCTTTCTGATCATAAGTCATTACATAATTATCTCCTAAATCTGATGAAATCCTTAGTAACTTCATTACCACATCACCCTATATGAAGATTGTTGTAATAATCCATAAGTCTTCCAGTTTGACTTTCTTTGTGTATTTTGTGAAGTCTGTTGTGTAATTGCTGTTGCTTTCTTATAGTATCCTCTCTGATAGAGTGTTGCAGCTAAAGCAGCTTTCATTTGCTCCTTAGCTTTTAAGTACTTTACAAATTGCTCCCTTTTTTCACTAATGTAAGCTGTTGAGAACTTTCCTTTCTGGAAATCTTCTTCTTGTGAAATCCATTTATATAATTCAATAGTTGTTCTTACTCCACCAATCTTATAATCGTTTAATGCTCTAATACCAGCTTGAATTGCTGTTGGCCTATCTGGCCCATAAACAATAAGTTTTGAAACTAAAGAATCATAGAATGGAGGAACATAACTACCTAAAGTAACACCACTATCAACTCTTACTCCAGGACCAGTAGGTTCTTTATAATAAGTTATAAATCCAGAGCTGCCAGTGAAGTCATTTAATGGGTCTTCTGCATTGATTCTATATTCTATTGCATGTCCTCTTACTCTTTTATTTAATTCTTCTTGCGTGAATGGTAGTGGTTGATCTGCTACTATGTTTATTTGCAGTTTTACTAGATCTAGTCTGAATATCAGTTCTGTTATTGGGTGTTCTACTTGTAGTCTTTTGTTTAATTCAAGGAAGTAGAAATCTCTTGTTGTGTCTGAAAATACTGTTTCGAATGTTCCTAAAGTATAATAGTGTATTAGTTGACCAAATTTAATTATTGGCTCAAACATTGACTCTCTTTCTTCCATTTTTAATGCGGGAGAGGGTGCTTCTTCAATTAATTTTTGATTTCTTCTTTGTATAGTACATTCTCTTTCCCATGCTACCACATAATTACCATATTTGTCACCAATCAATTGGAACTCTATATGTCTTGGATTTACTGCAGCTTTTTCTATATATAAATCTGCTTTTCCAAATGCTTGATAAGCTAATCTTTTGTTTCTCTCCCATACTTCCACTAATTGATCTGGATTATCAACTCTTGTTATTCCAGTACCTCCTCCACCGAATGCCGCCTTTACCATTATCGGGTAACCAATTTTTTCGGCTAATTTTAATGCCTCATCTAGGGACTCAATTGGTCCATCTGAGCCAGGGGAAATTGGGACACCAGCCTGTTTTGCTATTCTTTTACCATCTAATTTGCTTTTTATTGCTCTCATAGCATCTACTGGCGGGCCGATCCAAGTTATTCCAGCTTTAACTACTGCTTCAGCGAAGTCTGCATTTTCAGACAAAAACCCGTAACCGGGATGTATTGCATCTGCATGTGCTTTTTCTGCTGCATCAATTATTGCCTGAATATTTAGGTAGCTTTGTAATGCTGGTGCTGGACCAATATAGTAGGCTTCATCAGCATACTTTACGTGCAAAGCATATTTATCTGCTTCAGAATATACTGCAACAGCTTTCATTCCCATTTCTTTAACAGCTTTCATTACTCTTACAGCAATTTCTCCTCTGTTAGCAACGAGTACTTTTCCAAAAGGTGGCATTTTTGTTCTACTTATAATAGAGTATTTATGGTTTAAAAAGTTTTAATCTTACAGTTTTAATCATACAGATTAAAAAAAGAATATAATTATAATCTCAAATTATTCATTTAATAAAATTTATTAAGAAAATAAGGAATGAACATAGTGACTAAAGATATTAAATTTAGTTTTATCCTCATAGGAAGAACGAGTCTTAACAAGAATCTAAAAAAATAAAAGATCAGTGCTCGCGCATGTCATCACAGTCAGTTCCCGGATTCCACATCATGCAAGATAAATTCCTTCCTCTGCAATATATTTCTTTCTTGCCAAATCCATTAATTTTCTCGTAAATAAGATTGAGTATATTATTACTATTATCCCGAAGAGTAATGAGACCCATGAAGCTAATACTATATTACCATTAGCCGTAGCTACATCTATTAACTTCATCATTCCAGTACGTACTTCTAAGTTATAGTTTTGTATAATATCTGGCCAATATTCTCCAATAGCTAAACCTCCCCATGCGCTGTTTATAGTACTAGATAAACCTGCAATAATATAAGGAAAAGTTCCAGGTAAAATTACATATCTCATTTTTTGCCAGAATGTAAATCCATAGTTTTTCATGATTTCCCAATACTGTTCTGGCAAATTTTTAACTCCCATCCAGAAGCTATAAAAGACGTAATAGAACGTTGATATAAAACCTAGAAGTAAAACGTAAAACTCATTAGTAAATGGTCCAAAGATATTATGTGTAAATGAGAGAGTAACTAAAAAGAGCAAAGGAAAGTAAGCTGGAGCCGGCAAAGATGCGTAAGCTTGGATTAATGGTGTAATTATTTTGTCTGCATTTTCATGAGTAGCTACGTAATACCCTAAAAATATAGCAAAAAGTAAAGAGATAGTAGCAATTATTGTGACTCTCAAATAGTCTACTCCTATTGCTACAAGATCTGAAGGTAAAGTTGAAATTAGATAATTCCATGTAGAAGGAGAAACTGATAGGATAGTAGTTATTGCACCATAAAGTATTAGAGCTAGCAGAAATACACCAACAACTATACCACTAATTTTCCATAGGTATTTATGTTCTTTCTCTTCCTCTTCCGTTTCCTCAGGCTTTCTAAGTTTGGCTGGTGTGGGAAAAACTTTAGACAATTTAGCTGGAACTGAAAGAGTACTTGAAAGTCTTGTAGTATAACCGAAATGAATTCTTCCTCTCTTCTTAACTGATATCTCAGTATCAAGTCCATATCTTTCAACGCTATATCTCGCAAACTCTCTCAGAAGTAAAGTTATAGCAGTAGAGAAAATTCCTATAACAGCAACACCGATCAAAGCGTCACCATAATCATTTTCGCTCACCAAATTAGCAATAACAGTTCCTATTCCAAAAACTTGATAGGTATGTAGACCCACTGAAAATACCTCACTAACTGTTATGTAAAAAAGACCATCAGCAAAACTA
The nucleotide sequence above comes from Sulfurisphaera javensis. Encoded proteins:
- a CDS encoding acyl-CoA carboxylase subunit beta; the encoded protein is MSIYEKPPVEKLIEELRQLKEKAYKGGGDERIQFQHSKGKLTARERLALLFDDGKYNEIMTFATTRATEFGLDKQRFYGDGVVTGWGKVDGRTVFAYAQDFTVLGGSLGETHANKIVRVYELALKVGAPVVGINDSGGARIQEGAMSLEGYGAVFKMNVMASGVIPQITIMAGPAAGGAVYSPALTDFIIMIKGDAYYMFVTGPEITKVVLGEEVSFQDLGGAVVHATKSGVVHFMVDNEQEAINLTKRLLSYLPSNNMEEPPYIDTGDPADRDAAGVEQIVPNDAAKPYNMREIIYKIVDNGEFLEVHRHWAQNIIVGFARIAGNVVGIVANNPEEFGGSIDIDAADKAARFIRFCDAFNIPLISLVDTPGYVPGTEQEYKGIIRHGAKMLYAFAEATVPKITVIIRKSYGGAHIAMSIKSLGADLVYAWPTAEIAVTGPEGAVRILYRKEIQQATNPDDVLKQRIAEYRKLFANPYWAAEKGLVDDVIEPKDTRRVIAAGLEMLKTKREYRYPKKHGNIPL
- a CDS encoding DUF47 domain-containing protein; translation: MIKIRINKEEELFGKLVKMGEDIKVACDTLKQLVQGVIYNNDDAINSNLVKIKTITEKIAMNREEVLELLYSGAFLPDFKEAMVMLTQALYHTGTSIKDSARSLASRKPSEKCVISVKESILSYLSIIQEASEKMITMLSTLSRDMQEALKIGREIQMLERAGDDMKDTLITKLYELEKEIDLITILQMRDVIFFLDDILDSMEEATLSVEILYATLKA
- a CDS encoding acetyl/propionyl/methylcrotonyl-CoA carboxylase subunit alpha; this translates as MPPFGKVLVANRGEIAVRVMKAVKEMGMKAVAVYSEADKYALHVKYADEAYYIGPAPALQSYLNIQAIIDAAEKAHADAIHPGYGFLSENADFAEAVVKAGITWIGPPVDAMRAIKSKLDGKRIAKQAGVPISPGSDGPIESLDEALKLAEKIGYPIMVKAAFGGGGTGITRVDNPDQLVEVWERNKRLAYQAFGKADLYIEKAAVNPRHIEFQLIGDKYGNYVVAWERECTIQRRNQKLIEEAPSPALKMEERESMFEPIIKFGQLIHYYTLGTFETVFSDTTRDFYFLELNKRLQVEHPITELIFRLDLVKLQINIVADQPLPFTQEELNKRVRGHAIEYRINAEDPLNDFTGSSGFITYYKEPTGPGVRVDSGVTLGSYVPPFYDSLVSKLIVYGPDRPTAIQAGIRALNDYKIGGVRTTIELYKWISQEEDFQKGKFSTAYISEKREQFVKYLKAKEQMKAALAATLYQRGYYKKATAITQQTSQNTQRKSNWKTYGLLQQSSYRVMW
- a CDS encoding ABC transporter permease subunit, yielding MNLSLLITMILASLASIGRVWITILFAIVTGWFLAYASVKNRVFENIYVSLIEVFESVPVFSFFPIVLIFFIYDIGGSLGVEFAVLFLVFTATVWNIWMGEYQAFKTVPQDLLEVAENYRFRFWGTMTRVYIPFSIPRIAANLIPSFADGLFYITVSEVFSVGLHTYQVFGIGTVIANLVSENDYGDALIGVAVIGIFSTAITLLLREFARYSVERYGLDTEISVKKRGRIHFGYTTRLSSTLSVPAKLSKVFPTPAKLRKPEETEEEEKEHKYLWKISGIVVGVFLLALILYGAITTILSVSPSTWNYLISTLPSDLVAIGVDYLRVTIIATISLLFAIFLGYYVATHENADKIITPLIQAYASLPAPAYFPLLFLVTLSFTHNIFGPFTNEFYVLLLGFISTFYYVFYSFWMGVKNLPEQYWEIMKNYGFTFWQKMRYVILPGTFPYIIAGLSSTINSAWGGLAIGEYWPDIIQNYNLEVRTGMMKLIDVATANGNIVLASWVSLLFGIIVIIYSILFTRKLMDLARKKYIAEEGIYLA
- the hel308 gene encoding ATP-dependent DNA helicase Hel308; amino-acid sequence: METITVDKLPLDEKIILILKKRGIRTLNPPQAEAIKKGLLEGKRLLVTSPTASGKTLIAELGMVNYLLSKGGKAIYITPLRALTNEKYNTFKDWESLGLKIGMSSGDYDTDDSWLENYDIIVTTYEKLDSLWRHKAKWLNDVSYFVLDEFHYLNDPERGPTVESVAIRAKRKGVVLGLSATISNGNEIAKWLNAELVATNWRPVPLKEGIIYPEKKDFIIVYKDNSTRKVYGDDPIIAYTIDIVSKGGQVLVFRSSRKLAESTARKIAQYMNFIKLEDKKLLDIGREIKEVDDAGTNEKEDLYNLIIKGVSYHHAGLSKKLRDIIESSFRERILKVIVATPTLAAGVNLPARAVIIGDIYRYNRKVVGYMDLIPVMDYKQMSGRAGRPGFDENGEAVIVVRSKREAQKVFERYLMSDVEPIESKLGSESAFYSFLISIIASEGEKTERELLEYVKETLLPKELAKKYFKSGLNWLLDHDIFIKIEDKIKLSRFGSRISDLYINPFTAVTIREALEKSEKSCEIAYLHLLAYTPDGPTISVSKSEEEALIDELNCELLVDEPEDEYEFSNYISALKVAFIVYDWINEIDEDTILGKYGIGSGDLRAIIDTMDWLTYSGFHVASVLELKDHKEVLEELHMRVKDGIKPELIELVKVPGIGRARARLLYQHDIKRPEDIVMNPEKVKRLLGPNLGEKIVREAARIIA
- a CDS encoding anion permease; translation: MNLLLLLIFIVGLLASFSVGGNNSAVALGILLSTNVLKRKQSYAINAISLFIGAFLGSYTMINSIYGILKSEEEILLEILLSSILLSSTTTFYYLNQRGIPASLSQMIYPSIAVLVLISRGFISFDWEKFWFTVASWGISPLIAIITSLSMYFGLVSAFRNRNINFIKQIKYYKYSLIIASIFTSYVTGANAIGIIISAGILAEPYYITSLIYAIAAVLGLYLGSQRAAITVGFRITRLGYIAASSALIGSDIISEIFTVLGVPISITQTIMGGIIGLSFRSFGFDIKRQLLQIARGWTISPVLAIIVTLATYGVLKSILGL
- a CDS encoding biotin/lipoyl-containing protein — protein: MKLLRISSDLGDNYVMTYDQKGNEDIIKFEDNEFKIEYIGPGWREGELLFKINGEVHRVYVDQGYIIIDDETIFKVDRITETPIEQGKSIEELIKGKEGEILSPMQGRIVQIRVKEGDAVNKGQPLLSIEAMKSETIISAPVAGVVQKILVKPGQGVKKGDLLLIIK
- a CDS encoding ribbon-helix-helix domain-containing protein → MATIRKVDETMFEIDLGEVKTISFKLEEDFLREIDEKAKMLGYTNRSDLIRDAIIEYINYLKSIEKEEKKKV
- a CDS encoding citrate/2-methylcitrate synthase yields the protein MEIKKGLEDVYVKETEITYIDGELGRLYYRGYSIYDLAEFSNFEEVSYLILYGKLPNKEELSWFQEKLREERYLPDFIVKFLKEVRKDAQPMDVLRTAVSLLGIEDSKNDEPLDVKGIKLISKFPTIVANYARLRKGLEVIDPDPKLSHAENFLYMLYGNKPNEIKAKTMDVALILHIDHEMNASTFASLVVASTLSDIYSSIIAGISALKGPLHGGANYEALKMFKEIGSPENVNDYILNKLSNKQRIMGFGHRVYKTYDPRARILKQYAKLLAEKEGGEINTLYSIAEKVEEIGIKYLGSRGIYPNVDFFSSIVFYALGFEPDLFPAVFASARVVGWVAHIIEYIKDNKIIRPKAYYKGEIGKKYIPIDSR